From Aegilops tauschii subsp. strangulata cultivar AL8/78 chromosome 5, Aet v6.0, whole genome shotgun sequence:
TCCACTCCGCCCCATGGCCGCACCTACTCCGGCCTTACCGGACTCCTCCAACCCCACGCCCGCGCTCGTCTTTAAAAGACTCACGCCCGCCGAGATGGATGAACGGCGCGCTAAGGGTCTCTGCTTCAATTGTGACGAGAAGTTCGCGCGGGTCCATCGCTGCAAAAGACTGTTCTACATTCAATCCGTCGAAGCCGAAGAGGAGCAGTTTGAGGATTTCCAGGAGGCACAAATCTCACTATTGGCTGTCACCGGAATTCCTACCAGTGACGCAATGCAGGTCACTCTTTGCATTGGGGACCGTTACTTGGTCGCCTTGCTTGATTCAGGCAGCACTCATAACTTCATCCACGAAGAGCTGGCCACCATCGTCGGGCTGCCTTTCTCCTCCAATCGTTGCTTGGTAGTCACGATCGCCAGTGGCGATAAGGTCACCTGTCGGGGACTGCTTCAGCAGGCTGCGATCACCATTGATAAGGAGCGTTTCATTGTTGATCTGCATGCCATTCCATTGGGCGGGTTTGACATCGTCCTCGGTACACGATTCCTCAAAACTCTTGGGCCAATTCTCTGGGATTTCACTACACAGTGGATGTCGTTTTGGCACTCGGATCACCGTGTGGAGTGGTTTGGCCTCGGCTCCCTCGGACGGCCTGCCCACCTACATGCGTACGAAGGCAAGGACCTTCTGGACAACCTACTGGCCACTTTCACCGATGTTTTCGCCGACCCACAGGGCCTGCCATCACAGCACACACATGACCATCATATTCATCTTATTCCTGGGACACCGCCGATTGCTGTCCGTCCCTACTGCTACCAAATGATTCAAAAAGATGAACTGGAGCGCCAATGTTCGGAGATGCTGGCTCGCGGTCTGATCTGTCCTAGTTCTTCTGCATTTTCATCCCCCGTTCTACTCGTCAGAAAGGCCGATGGGACTTGGCGTTTCTGTATCGACTACCGTGGTCTCAACCTTGTCACCATCAAGGACAAGTTTCCAATTCCCGTTGTCGATGAACTTCCGGATGAACTCAAGGGCACCTGCTTTTTCACCAAACTGGATCTCCGGTCGGGTTACCACTAGGTACGGATGGCCCCTGAAGATATCCACAAGACGACATTCCGCACACATGAGGGCCTCTTTGAGTGTGTGGTGATGGCCTTTGGTTTGACAAATGCCCCAGCGACGTTCCAAGCACTCATGAACGATGTCTTCCATCCCTACCTTCGTTGGTTTGTGCTTGTGTACTTCGATGATATCTTGATCTACAACTCGTCCTGGTGGGATCACCTACGTCATGTCAAGCTTGTTTTGGAGGCTATGCGCACACATCAACTGTTTCTCAAGCGCTCCAAGTGTTCCTTTGGGGAGGAAACCAT
This genomic window contains:
- the LOC109771193 gene encoding uncharacterized protein; amino-acid sequence: MSPPPPQVPLPQTLVDLATKQHEDHEAVVSTLNSLSEENHTARTERAEDQATLQSIVEMLKTLQGQLADTSQQQRAQNLALLRLEGKGMPQFGGTGLLRPPDAPSHTGAPADLADRAPRLYKIDFPLFDGASDPRPWLTRCNLFFLGRRTPESDKTWLASYHLIDVAALWYGHLETKLGQRPSWTEFQNLIANHFGPPARANPFGELISTCRSDTVAEYFKRFLENLSRVHPIADDDERDIFTNNLGEPMKTQVEMLKPATLDAAMDLAISFEHLNTVTSTTATPGWPSRPLRPMAAPTPALPDSSNPTPALVFKRLTPAEMDERRAKGLCFNCDEKFARVHRCKRLFYIQSVEAEEEQFEDFQEAQISLLAVTGIPTSDAMQVTLCIGDRYLVALLDSGSTHNFIHEELATIVGLPFSSNRCLVVTIASGDKVTCRGLLQQAAITIDKERFIVDLHAIPLGGFDIVLGTRFLKTLGPILWDFTTQWMSFWHSDHRVEWFGLGSLGRPAHLHAYEGKDLLDNLLATFTDVFADPQGLPSQHTHDHHIHLIPGTPPIAVRPYCYQMIQKDELERQCSEMLARGLICPSSSAFSSPVLLVRKADGTWRFCIDYRGLNLVTIKDKFPIPVVDELPDELKGTCFFTKLDLRSGYH